The following coding sequences lie in one Peribacillus frigoritolerans genomic window:
- the nikC gene encoding nickel transporter permease, translating to MKPEVVINNTELNVKERKSPKLRHWKAFYKKFKRNKLALVGGYIVLFYILLAIFAPLISPQDPYEIDLVNKLQPPSAEHWMGTDDKGRDILSRLLYGTRLSLTVGFVSVFFGAFIGILLGLTAGYYGKWIDTVIMRIVDVLLAFPGILLALAIISALGPSLINVMVAVGVFSIPMFARIVRGSTLSVRKLEYIDAIRALGATDFTIICKHIFPNILSPVIVQATLRLATAILSAAGLSFLGLGAQPPSPEWGAMLSSGRDYLFSAPHIALFPGIAISTLVLGFNIFGDGLRDALDPRMKK from the coding sequence ATGAAGCCAGAGGTCGTCATCAATAATACCGAATTGAATGTAAAAGAAAGAAAATCTCCGAAACTAAGACACTGGAAAGCCTTTTATAAAAAATTCAAGCGAAATAAATTGGCATTGGTAGGCGGGTACATCGTACTTTTTTATATTTTATTGGCTATCTTTGCACCTTTGATCTCACCGCAGGATCCCTATGAAATTGATTTAGTCAACAAACTCCAGCCTCCGTCAGCCGAGCATTGGATGGGTACGGATGATAAGGGAAGGGATATTTTAAGCAGATTATTATATGGAACACGGCTTTCATTAACGGTTGGATTTGTCTCTGTATTCTTCGGGGCGTTCATTGGCATACTCCTCGGGTTAACAGCTGGTTATTACGGAAAATGGATCGATACCGTCATTATGAGGATTGTCGATGTTCTGCTGGCTTTCCCGGGAATACTGCTTGCTCTTGCCATCATTAGTGCCCTTGGTCCAAGTTTAATCAATGTAATGGTAGCGGTCGGCGTCTTTTCGATACCGATGTTTGCCCGGATTGTACGCGGTTCCACATTGTCAGTCAGGAAGCTGGAATATATCGATGCCATACGTGCATTGGGAGCAACTGACTTCACGATCATCTGCAAGCATATTTTTCCGAATATTCTATCACCTGTCATCGTTCAAGCCACATTACGTCTGGCAACGGCCATACTGTCGGCAGCCGGTTTATCATTTCTGGGGCTGGGAGCTCAGCCGCCCTCACCAGAATGGGGAGCGATGCTGAGCAGCGGCCGGGATTATTTGTTCAGCGCACCGCACATCGCTTTGTTTCCGGGGATAGCGATTTCAACACTGGTACTTGGTTTCAACATCTTCGGGGATGGACTTAGAGATGCCCTGGATCCAAGAATGAAAAAATAA
- the nikB gene encoding nickel ABC transporter permease → MFVFIIRRLLQTIPVLLGVSLVVFLIMQMVPGDPATLLAGEGATKETIESLRHELGLDRPILYQYVDYVLHAVQGDFGESLRSSRPVLDEIMVRLPITLELALASIFITVVLGMIAGIISATKQYSAADISIMIVALLGISLPSFWLGLMLIYFFSVNLHLFPVSGWGTFSHMILPAITLGAGGAAIVARMTRSSMLEVVRQDYIRTARAKGLKEYIIIYKHGLKNALIPVITVVGLQFGALLGGTVLTESVFAINGLGRLIVDAIRTRDLPMVQGGVLIASVIFVFMNLAVDVLYRYFNKRIDLN, encoded by the coding sequence ATGTTCGTATTCATTATCCGACGGTTACTTCAAACGATACCGGTTTTACTGGGAGTAAGTCTTGTTGTATTCCTCATCATGCAAATGGTCCCAGGAGATCCGGCAACACTGCTTGCAGGTGAAGGAGCGACTAAAGAAACGATTGAATCGCTGCGGCATGAGCTTGGCTTGGATCGTCCAATCCTCTATCAGTACGTTGACTATGTCCTTCATGCCGTTCAAGGTGACTTTGGGGAATCACTCCGCAGCAGCCGCCCTGTTTTGGACGAAATCATGGTCCGCTTGCCCATCACCCTTGAACTGGCACTTGCCAGCATATTCATAACCGTTGTGCTTGGAATGATCGCAGGAATCATCTCGGCTACCAAGCAATACTCGGCAGCTGACATTTCGATCATGATCGTTGCTTTATTGGGAATCTCGTTACCTAGTTTTTGGCTGGGCCTCATGCTTATCTACTTCTTTTCCGTGAACCTTCATTTGTTTCCGGTTTCAGGTTGGGGAACCTTCAGCCACATGATTCTCCCTGCCATAACCCTTGGGGCCGGCGGAGCGGCCATCGTTGCCAGGATGACCAGGTCGAGCATGCTTGAAGTCGTTCGCCAGGACTACATCCGGACCGCAAGAGCCAAGGGATTAAAAGAATATATCATCATTTATAAACACGGGCTGAAAAATGCGCTTATCCCCGTCATCACCGTCGTTGGCCTCCAGTTCGGTGCACTCCTTGGCGGCACAGTATTGACAGAGTCCGTTTTTGCCATCAATGGACTTGGGAGATTGATAGTCGATGCAATCAGAACGAGGGATTTGCCGATGGTCCAAGGCGGGGTCCTCATCGCTTCCGTTATCTTCGTATTCATGAATTTAGCGGTGGATGTCCTCTATCGATACTTTAACAAAAGAATAGACTTGAACTAA